One Schistocerca cancellata isolate TAMUIC-IGC-003103 chromosome 1, iqSchCanc2.1, whole genome shotgun sequence genomic region harbors:
- the LOC126172040 gene encoding NADH dehydrogenase [ubiquinone] 1 beta subcomplex subunit 11, mitochondrial: MASALGRVYNYRRLMSNIYGQTRLISTSKNNRETATVSEPVEQLHPKREEKNWISYGFDMKDKEEDRNAMHSTMFFSVTLCLVVGSFIWAYSPDYQNRDWAQREAFLELRRREALGLPHIDPNLIDPDKVILPTDEELGDTEIII; encoded by the coding sequence ATGGCGTCTGCTTTGGGCCGGGTGTACAACTATCGGAGGCTTATGTCCAATATTTATGGACAAACTCGCTTGATTTCTACTTCAAAAAATAACAGAGAAACTGCTACTGTGTCTGAACCAGTGGAGCAGTTACACCCCAAACGAGAAGAAAAGAACTGGATTAGCTATGGTTTCGATATGAAGGATAAGGAAGAGGACAGAAACGCAATGCATTCGACAATGTTTTTTTCTGTTACATTGTGCCTCGTTGTAGGCTCTTTCATATGGGCGTATAGTCCGGATTACCAGAACCGTGACTGGGCACAGAGAGAAGCGTTTTTGGAACTCCGAAGGCGAGAAGCACTGGGTCTACCTCACATCGATCCAAATTTGATAGATCCTGACAAGGTTATTCTTCCTACAGACGAAGAATTAGGTGATACAGAAATTATAATATGA